In the Enterococcus saigonensis genome, one interval contains:
- a CDS encoding YneF family protein, producing MSTSIVVLIAIIAALLGAVGGFFLARKYMKDYLEKNPPVNEEMLRSMMMSMGQKPSEKKIRQMMQQMKNQGKK from the coding sequence ATGTCAACATCAATCGTAGTACTTATTGCAATTATTGCTGCCTTACTAGGTGCAGTCGGTGGCTTTTTCTTAGCACGTAAATATATGAAAGACTATCTGGAAAAAAATCCTCCCGTTAACGAGGAAATGTTACGTTCAATGATGATGTCGATGGGCCAAAAACCCTCAGAGAAAAAAATTCGTCAAATGATGCAGCAAATGAAAAACCAAGGGAAAAAATAA
- a CDS encoding ABC transporter ATP-binding protein codes for MSIFRKLGWFFKQEKRHYIFGVTALILVAIFQLIPPKVIGIIIDEIADDNIHLNIILGWVGILVISAIAQYIFRYIWRTNIWGSAARLEKHLRRQLFAHFTKMDQTFYQEHRTGDLMAHATNDLNAIQNVAGAGILTFADSFITGGMTIVAMILFIDWRLTLIALLPLPLLAVTSRMLGTKLHDAFRDAQEAFSSINDKAQESITGMKVLKTFGQEEEDIADFSKKIDDAIVKNKRVNFLDALFDPFITLIIGLSYVVTIIVGGNFILKGTITIGQLVSFISYIGMLVWPMFAIGRLFNVLERGNASYDRVAVLLSKKTHIIEKTNAINVPPKGNLEFLIRKFSYPDSHEIALRDLQFVVNEGETLGIVGKTGSGKTSIMKLLLREFDDYEGQITFGRQDIKNYTLEALLASLGYVPQDHFLFSTTIRDNIRFVDPTLSQSEVEQAARLADIAADIQQMPKRYDTLVGERGVSLSGGQKQRLSIARAVIAKPEILILDDALSAVDAKTEETILNNLKVARQNKTTIIAAHRLSSVMHAQEIIVIDEGQIVERGNHQELLALEGWYAKMWAKQQLEQKISKGDI; via the coding sequence ATGTCAATTTTTAGAAAGTTAGGTTGGTTTTTCAAACAAGAAAAACGCCACTATATTTTCGGTGTGACAGCACTGATTTTAGTAGCTATTTTTCAATTGATTCCTCCTAAAGTAATTGGAATTATTATTGATGAAATTGCTGATGATAATATTCATTTAAATATTATTTTAGGATGGGTAGGAATTTTGGTAATTTCAGCTATTGCGCAATATATCTTTCGCTATATTTGGCGGACTAATATTTGGGGAAGTGCAGCACGCTTAGAAAAACATCTTAGACGACAACTTTTTGCTCATTTTACCAAAATGGATCAAACCTTTTATCAAGAACATCGTACTGGAGATCTAATGGCCCATGCTACTAACGATTTAAATGCAATTCAAAATGTTGCTGGGGCTGGAATTTTAACCTTTGCTGATTCATTTATTACAGGTGGAATGACTATTGTTGCGATGATTCTATTTATTGATTGGCGCTTAACTCTAATTGCGTTATTACCATTACCTCTTCTAGCAGTAACTTCACGAATGCTGGGGACAAAGCTTCACGATGCTTTTCGGGATGCTCAAGAGGCTTTTTCAAGTATTAACGACAAGGCTCAAGAAAGTATTACGGGGATGAAAGTTTTAAAAACGTTTGGCCAAGAAGAAGAAGATATTGCTGATTTTTCAAAGAAGATTGATGATGCAATTGTCAAAAATAAACGTGTTAATTTTTTGGATGCATTATTTGATCCTTTTATTACGTTAATTATTGGTCTTTCTTACGTTGTTACCATTATTGTGGGGGGAAACTTCATTTTAAAAGGGACGATTACAATTGGTCAATTGGTATCATTTATTAGTTATATTGGTATGTTAGTTTGGCCAATGTTTGCCATTGGCAGACTATTTAATGTGTTGGAGCGTGGAAATGCCAGTTATGATCGAGTAGCAGTGTTATTAAGTAAAAAAACGCATATCATCGAAAAAACGAATGCGATTAATGTACCGCCAAAAGGAAACTTAGAATTTTTAATTCGTAAATTTTCTTATCCTGATAGTCATGAAATAGCCTTACGCGATTTACAGTTTGTCGTAAATGAAGGAGAAACTTTAGGAATTGTCGGTAAAACTGGAAGTGGTAAAACGTCGATTATGAAATTATTACTGCGAGAGTTTGATGATTATGAAGGTCAAATTACTTTTGGGAGGCAGGATATTAAAAATTATACTTTGGAAGCATTACTTGCTTCTTTGGGATATGTTCCGCAAGATCATTTTCTTTTTTCTACCACCATCCGCGATAATATTCGTTTTGTCGATCCCACACTATCTCAAAGTGAAGTTGAGCAGGCTGCTAGGTTAGCAGATATTGCGGCAGATATTCAACAAATGCCAAAGAGATACGATACTTTGGTAGGAGAACGGGGAGTATCTTTGTCTGGTGGTCAAAAGCAACGACTGTCAATTGCGCGTGCGGTAATTGCCAAACCAGAAATCTTAATCTTAGATGATGCACTTTCTGCTGTTGATGCCAAAACAGAAGAAACGATTTTAAATAATTTGAAAGTTGCGCGCCAAAATAAAACTACCATTATTGCAGCCCATCGTTTAAGTAGTGTCATGCATGCGCAAGAAATAATCGTAATTGATGAAGGTCAAATAGTTGAACGTGGCAACCATCAAGAATTACTAGCTTTGGAGGGGTGGTATGCTAAGATGTGGGCAAAACAGCAACTGGAACAAAAAATTAGCAAGGGGGATATTTAA